aatcttctctacttcgttaaaatcatacactactcaacaatcttcaatttcagtatgatttaacaatttattggatttattccagaaatcgacgaatttcaaacatcaccaaaactataaaatttatacctcaaattgAAGACCTTGTCAACGAtctcagaactgaagtcggttcgtcgattggataaacggATAAATCACACGgtagaaaagaaaataaaaaaaacttattttcTCTCTATCTCACCCCACGTCTCTCGCCTCTGTTATTGCCTTGTTGAGCTCGGTGGAATTCACGACTCATTgcattttctaatttttttaatattatattatattatattaataaaataaaataatataatataatataatatataatatttaacattttaacaccgaTATATctctttggaccagtcaaacgaccaaatttttcaaaactcaaaacatgcaacTTCTATATCTTTCGGTGTTCTACGttctatccaaatttcaaatcatttggacttcatatgaccaagatatcACATATTTCTAtcgttaaaaatcattaattatttagtaatatcacattactaaatccataacttgtgatatttacttcaggcattacaaaGGAGCAGACCATCTAGACCTTTCATGTACAAATCTCCTTCCACTAAGACATAATTAAGAGCTCTCATTTTCAAACAATGTGGAATATCTCTCCTGGTTGATTCTAGCACCTGTTTTATGTCATCCCTCCAGTCACCAGCTAAGTTTATATCCAAGTTGAGCGTGTCTACCTGAATCCCTCTTTGTTGAATTGAAGGGTGGtttctcttctgaatcaacaCTAGCCTGTGTGTAAGTTCTGGAGACATTTCAATCCCGAAGCAACCTGTGCCGACTCGTCTGCCTCCCAATTTTCTTGTCTTGGGACGTGTACTAATGACACTTTTTCAAAATCATCTAGAAGTTGGGATGCCGCGGTATAGTATGAAGCCAATTACAAATTTGTGCATTTGAACTCCCCTGATATCTGTTTGAGTACCAACTGAGAATCCCCTGATATTAACAATTCTTTCCCCCCTAAATCTTTCAGAATTTCCAATCCAATGACCAGTGCTTCGTATTCTGCCTGATTGTTGGTGCATGAAAAACCCAAATTAAAAGATACAGCGATCTTCACACCTCTTGGGGAGGTGATCACAAGACCAGCTCCGGCTGCCGTATCTGTACTTGATCCATCGAACTTCAACTCCCATGGTCGAACTTCCACTCCACAAACTGGAAAACCAACCTGCTCTCCAATAAACTCATCAAGTGAAGGATGATCAGCTAAAAAATCGGCTATAGCTTGGCCTTTTACTGATTTTTGGGGGTAGTAGGTCAATGTAAACTCGGCCAATGCTAAAGACCATTTTCCAATTCTCCCAGAGAGGATGGGTCTATTAAGCATATACttaatcaaatcagttttaGTTACCACAAGCACTCTTGATTGAATCAAATAATGTCTTAATTTAGTACATGCGTAATACAGTGTTAAGCATAGCTTCTCAATCACAGAGTATTTTACCTCTACTGGAGTAAGAAATCTACTCAAATAATAGATAGCTTGCTCATTTCCTTCGTGATTATTTTGAACTAGCAGACATCTAATTGATTCATGAGCAGTAGAGATGTATAATTTAAGGGGCATTCCATACCTGGGAGGCATCAGAACAGGCGGATTAGATAAATATCTCTTGATCACATCAAAAGCTTGCTGATGCGAATCTTCCCACTTGAACTCCCCACTATCTTTGAGCTTCAACAACTGTTAAAACTCCTTCGTCTTCCTTGCTGATTTAACTTCAACTCATGTTGCCTCATTCTTTGGAAGCTCTTCCTCAAATGTTCAACGTGATCAGCAGCTTGTTTAGATTTCACGACAATATTGTCTATATACACTTCAATGTTGTGCCCTATCATGTCATGAAAGATCGAGTTCATAGCCCTTTGATACGTGGCTCTTGCATTCTTTATCCCGAGTGGCATGACAAGCCACTCAAACGTACCAACAGCTCATGGGCATTTGAATGTTGTTTTGTGAGTATTTGCCTCTGCTATTTTGATCTGATTGTAACCTGAGAATCCATGCATAAAGGATAACAATTCATGCCTAGCCATTGAATCAATCAACATATATTAGGTATCGGCATTACGTACACATCTTTGGGAGTTGCACAGTTCAAGTCTCGGAAGTCAATGAATATTCTGATCTTGCCATTCTTTTTCATGACTGGCACAATGTTCAAAAGCCATTCGGTATATCTGATTGGCTTTATAAACTTGGCCCTCAATAGTTTCTCGACTTCCTGTTTTACTTTCAACTCGACTTCTTTTGACATGCGACGAGATGGCTGTTGAAATGGGTTGAAACCATCTTTGAGTGAAAGTCGGTGTTCGACTAATTTCTTGTCCAATCCTGGCATGTCATCATAACTCCATGCAAAATAATTTTTGTACTCCTTCAACATACTGATCAAATCTTGCTTCAATTGATCTTCCAGTAGCTTACTCACATACACAACTTTTGGATCCTCAAGCTCCCCCAAGTTAATCTCTTCTAATGGGTCTTTTACCTCGTGTTGGCCATCTTCCATTTGAGATGGCGCTATCAATAATTCATCAACTTGGAGTTCATCATCTTCGTACTTTTCATCTTGGACAACCTCAGTTCCATAGGTGTCCCATGCTTCCTCTTCCTCTAATTTGTTCAGTACTTGTTGCACATGCGCCTTCTATATAGAGGTTGCAGCTACCTCCTTTTCTTTTCGATTCAAATCAATCATCAACCTCCTCAGTCAGCGGCTGAATTACCAGCCTAGGCGGCACGATAACAGTGGGCTTGAGGATTCTTTCCAACACAGAGCTTGGAGTTGGTGTCTTCATGTACAATGGATTTTCTCTCTTGCTATTGCTACGGATTTTGATGGGTCCAAAATCCCCATTATAATACCTGGCCACCACTGCACTTGCACTTGTTTTAAAGGGTTGTCCATCCGTTTCTACAACCTCCACATCGTCTCTTTTCCAAAATAACAACAGCTGGTGCATTGAGGATGGTATGCACTGGTTTGCATGGATCCAATCTCTGCCTAACAACGCTTGGAATTTGGCGGAGGAGTTTACCACGAAAAATGCACATAAAGACGACAAGTAAACATCAGCGGGGAATACCCCAATGGTCTTGGTGGTTTCCCTTGTCAATGCAGCAACCGAAACTTCTGTAGGAATCAAGTCCTCTTCAGTTTTGCTCAGactttttaacatttttatcgGAAGAACATTCACAGCTGAACCATTGTCAATCAAAACCCTGGACACCGGCTTTCCATTCAAGTGTGCTTTGATGTACAACGGCCTTATGTTCTTGGTCATGGCCGGAGTAGGCTTCTCGAGTATCACTTGTTTAGGCTTATTTGGGTGATCCGCCTTTATAATCACTGATTCCTTGGTCATGGCCAGTGCATGTTCTTCTTTTTGCACTGATTCCTTGGGCATCAACTCCCCATTCTCTTCTTCTATCATTTTAAACCTCTCTGGTAGTATCACCACTCCTGTGGCACAATCCACAGTAATGTGAATCTCTCCAAcgcaaaaattaattttttttcctctttaATCATCTTCCTCACTTAATAGATCATCGTCTTCGTCTACCAACTTATCTTCAGTGGCGGATCTACCAAACTTGGACTTACTCTCCACTTGATCACGTGCAACTGAAACATCAATCATAAGTTCATTTCTCAACTTAGCAGACTCTTCTCTCCTTGCAATAGATCTTTCTCTCAACAGTCGTCTCTTTTGAGTCTTAGTAAGTGGCCTAGGGAACTTTTTGTGTTGGGCCACTCTCCAAGACTCATCAAACTCGTGTCTTGCAGGGAGCACGTACCTAGTCTTAGCTCCCCTTCCCTCCATCATTTTCTCTTTCGAAACTTCATCCCCACGCCGCTATCTGCCTTGATCAACTGATACTTTCTTGGTTTCCACCCTTCGCGACTCATCTCTACATATGTTTCTCTTGTCCGAGTATCTCTGGTTCTGCTCAAGAGATGATTCCCCTCTGAACCCTTGAATATCATGCACTGGTCTCTCGTAGAAATGTTGGTTCCTCGGCTGATAGGCCGCAGATTCACCAATATTTTTGCGGAAACGTTGCCGAACCGTTCTTAATCGATCAACACTATTCCTTCCATGAGCTTCAAACAATTGACCCTTCGGGATCCAACATTTCTTGATTATTCGGTCATTCACTGCAAAGGATCGTCTTCTTTTTTCGAAGATCCCTCAAATCTGTCACATTCACATTAACCAAGGCTACTGGGGGataaggatcatcattcacagcCATAGACTCTTGTTTGTTAGGGAACTTCACGACTCTCTTGTTAATTCTGTCATGCAAAATTTTCTTGAACGCCCAACAAGATTTAGTAGCATGATTATAGGAGTTGTGGTACTTAAAATACTCTCGACCTTTCAGCTCTTCTGTGGGTGGCATCCTGTGATCATGTGGAAAGGTGATGAATTTTTCCTTTACCAAGAAATCTAAAACTTCCTCGGTCTTTGACACATCAAATGTATACTGCATATCTTAGGGGAGTTgggagctgtttttcttttcaaGTTCTGCCGACTTTTTTTTTAGCAGGGGAACTGTGCAAGAACCAGCTGATCGAATTTCTGCCAATGCCACATCTTCTACCTCCTGATAATAAGACCCCATAGCAGTTCTCTTTTTGTATGACTCTTCCCGCAATAGTTCTTCGTATTCAGCAACTTTGGCAACAAGCTCAAAGAAGTCTCTGAACTCCATGCCTTGGAATTTCTTCCTTAATTCAAAATCCGGCCCTTTTTGTGCCATCTTCACGAACTCGATCTCAGGTAAGAATACCTTGCAACTATTCTTCATCTTTTTGAACCTTTCGATAAAAGACTCCATAGATTCTCCTTTATTTTGGGTTATTCTGGAAAAATCGGCAATACACACTTCAGGCTCTGTTATATAGAATTGGATCTGAAATTGTCTTTCCATctcttgccaactcatcactgAATTTCAGGGGAGTGAGGCATACCACGCAAATGCAGTTCCTGTGAGAGAATTTGGGAATAGCCGCAACTTTAAATTGTTGAAGTTCTCCAGGTTGGCTAATTCCCCACACTGGATAGTAAACTTGGCTATGTGTTCCATGCTGGACTGGCCATCCTCCCCGGAGAATAAACTGAAATCATGAACCCTATAACCCCTTGGGTACGGGTTATTCACGTCTATGTAGTCTGGATATGGTTTGTGGAATTTTGGGCGGCCTATTTGTCTCAAAGCCAGCCCATACAGCTCTTGAACAGTTTCTCTCACCACATCAAGATCGATCATTGCTGCATCTCTGTTGGGGAACGGATGATGAAAATAATTTTCCCCCCAAGTCTGAGCTCCTGTGCTGTAACCAGCATTCCATCCTTGGAAACTTACATCAATTCCCTGAAAATCTTGGTGTGACATATCCTCATATGCTCCCGGTTGTATAAAGGGTTTGTCACGCTATACACCTGAGCAATCGGTTGTTTTGAGCTCCCCACTCGATGAACACGTGAATATGGCTGAGCTATCCCTCCTAAGGTTTCTTCTCTCCTGTGAGGTGGTGTATACCTTCTTTCTGGCTGATTCGGGATAGTGAACTCCGGGCGGCGAGGATCGCCAGCCCGTGAGTTTCCTACTCCCTGGTAAAATTCATGGACGTTGTTACTTCCCTGGACTCGGTTGCTTCCTTGGTCAGTCTCTTTGTTAGTGGTATTTTGCTCCCCTCGAATAGACTGATTCGGCTTACTCAGTAGAGTCTTCAAACAGTCAGACATTGCCTTAGATAATGCCTGTGAAATTTCCTCAATCTCTATAGTAGTCAATTC
This window of the Primulina tabacum isolate GXHZ01 chromosome 12, ASM2559414v2, whole genome shotgun sequence genome carries:
- the LOC142520354 gene encoding uncharacterized protein LOC142520354, which gives rise to MIEEENGELMPKESVQKEEHALAMTKESVIIKADHPNKPKQVILEKPTPAMTKNIRPLYIKAHLNGKPVSRVLIDNGSAVNVLPIKMLKSLSKTEEDLIPTEVSVAALTRETTKTIGVFPADVYLSSLCAFFVVNSSAKFQALLGRDWIHANQCIPSSMHQLLLFWKRDDVEVVETDGQPFKTSASAVVARYYNGDFGPIKIRSNSKRENPLYMKTPTPSSVLERILKPTVIVPPRLKAHVQQVLNKLEEEEAWDTYGTEVVQDEKYEDDELQVDELLIAPSQMEDGQHEVKDPLEEINLGELEDPKVVYVSKLLEDQLKQDLISMLKEYKNYFAWSYDDMPGLDKKLVEHRLSLKDGFNPFQQPSRRMSKEVELKVKQEVEKLLRAKFIKPIRYTEWLLNIVPVMKKNGKIRIFIDFRDLNCATPKDVLQSDQNSRGKYSQNNIQMPMSCWYGMPLKLYISTAHESIRCLLVQNNHEGNEQAIYYLSRFLTPVEVKYSVIEKLCLTLYYACTKLRHYLIQSRVLVVTKTDLIKYMLNRPILSGRIGKWSLALAEFTLTYYPQKSVKGQAIADFLADHPSLDEFIGEQVGFPVCGVEVRPWELKFDGSSTDTAAGAGLVITSPRGVKIAVSFNLGFSCTNNQAEYEALVIGLEILKDLGGKELLISGDSQLVLKQISGEFKCTNL